From Ignisphaera aggregans DSM 17230, the proteins below share one genomic window:
- a CDS encoding TatD-related deoxyribonuclease (COGs: COG0084 Mg-dependent DNase~InterPro IPR001130~KEGG: hbu:Hbut_1244 DNase~PFAM: TatD-related deoxyribonuclease~SPTR: A2BM65 Predicted DNase~PFAM: TatD related DNase~TIGRFAM: hydrolase, TatD family) has protein sequence MVLDAHCHLHEYSEESIENDIASLGIYVLAVSDDYKSSLRTLDLSRRFPWVIPAVGLHPWNVGDSSLQEARNIIDVIEARDVMVLGEIGLDKKFRYETFDKQIEILKMFLSIARDRNLVVNIHAAGAWREALELLYRYDISLAIIHWYTGPIELLKEIADRGYRITINPAISIQEKHREIVRAAPLEVMLLESDAPYRYRGIDMHPKMVLELYRVIASIKSIDIDSVIDVISRTSEEFLRKVKRF, from the coding sequence GTGGTTCTTGATGCACATTGCCACCTTCATGAATATAGCGAGGAATCTATAGAAAACGATATTGCAAGTCTTGGTATATACGTCCTTGCTGTTAGTGATGACTATAAATCTTCTCTAAGGACTCTTGATCTCAGTAGAAGATTTCCATGGGTTATACCTGCTGTAGGGCTACATCCATGGAATGTAGGGGATAGCTCGTTACAGGAGGCTAGAAATATTATTGATGTTATTGAGGCTAGAGATGTTATGGTTCTAGGAGAGATAGGACTTGATAAGAAGTTTAGATATGAAACATTTGATAAACAGATAGAGATTCTGAAGATGTTTCTCAGTATTGCAAGGGATAGAAATCTTGTTGTCAATATACATGCTGCAGGTGCTTGGAGAGAAGCATTAGAGCTTCTATATAGATACGATATATCTCTAGCTATAATCCATTGGTATACAGGTCCTATAGAGCTTTTGAAGGAGATAGCTGATAGGGGGTATAGAATTACTATTAATCCTGCAATATCTATACAGGAGAAGCATAGAGAGATAGTTAGAGCAGCTCCACTAGAGGTTATGCTTCTTGAGAGTGATGCACCATATAGGTATAGGGGTATTGATATGCATCCAAAGATGGTATTAGAGCTATATAGAGTTATAGCCTCTATAAAGAGTATCGATATAGACTCTGTTATAGATGTTATATCGAGGACAAGTGAAGAGTTTTTAAGAAAGGTAAAAAGGTTTTAG